One window from the genome of Pedobacter schmidteae encodes:
- a CDS encoding LysE family transporter — translation MGYIPPGNINLTVAQLTINRGMRQAWSFILSFSCVEVFFTFGMMRFARWVSSEVNIDTNINEVAIGTYIDAFMVMLFLIMGTITWMHRNKLPKTKDNESSKRGSVFYGMLLGILNPVQIPFWLFFGNYVILHEWIRTDYLSLVIFSVGSGIGSTIALYGYAHFARYIQEKFALSSYLINKSIAIFLWLLALYLIIKQVVIYLR, via the coding sequence ATGGGCTATATACCCCCTGGAAACATCAACCTGACGGTTGCGCAGCTTACCATCAATAGAGGGATGCGCCAGGCATGGTCATTTATTCTTTCTTTTTCCTGCGTTGAGGTCTTTTTTACCTTTGGTATGATGCGCTTTGCCCGTTGGGTATCAAGCGAGGTAAATATTGATACCAATATCAATGAAGTAGCAATTGGTACTTATATAGATGCATTTATGGTGATGCTGTTCTTAATCATGGGAACGATTACCTGGATGCACCGCAATAAACTACCCAAAACCAAGGATAACGAAAGCAGTAAGCGAGGCAGCGTATTTTACGGGATGCTACTGGGTATTTTAAATCCGGTACAAATTCCCTTCTGGTTGTTTTTTGGTAACTATGTGATTTTACACGAATGGATCAGGACCGATTATCTTTCGCTGGTTATTTTCAGCGTGGGCTCTGGTATAGGGTCTACTATCGCGCTTTACGGATATGCACATTTTGCCCGTTATATACAGGAAAAATTTGCCCTAAGCAGCTATCTGATTAATAAATCCATTGCCATATTTCTTTGGCTTCTGGCCTTATATCTGATCATCAAACAAGTAGTCATTTATTTAAGATAA
- a CDS encoding cation:proton antiporter has translation MIHLPVLITDLGLILAAAGITTLLFKRIKQPLVLGYILAGLMVGPHIEFIPTVTDKESIHIWAEIGVIFLLFSLGLEFSFKKLVKVGGSASITAIVEVVFMLLIGFVAGKAMGWATMDSIFLGGILSVSSTTIIIRAFEELGVKHKKFAGLVFGVLIVEDLVAILLLVLLSTLAVSQQFAGAEMLESILKLFFFLILWFIGGIFLVPTFLKTTKKLMNDETMLVVSIALCLIMVLLAVKVGFSPALGAFIMGSILAETTQAERIEHLTKSVKDLFAAIFFVSVGMLIDPSILVDYAVPILVITLATILGKFLSSGFGALISGQPLKTSVQTGLSLAQIGEFSFIIATLGVTLKVTSDFLYPIAVAVSAITTFTTPYLIKASEPFYYFLERTLPKKWVDGLNRYSSSTAGMTTLSDWKVLLKAYTFNTIIHSVILISIAVLGSRYLQPFITGTIINGNKGIVISLVLTLIIMAPFLWALAIRRIERKAYSHLWLNKKYTRGPLIALEVLRIALAIFFVGFLIFQFYSTWLAISIALLLIVSGMFIFSRKLQNFYNRLESRFLLNLNAREAQHAQPEILPWDTHLAELVVAPESKLVGQTLIELSIREKYGVNIALIERGKIMIPTPGRDERLYPNDKVLVIGTDDQLASIKMLFEGSVDEHPEESSFPKKDMTLQKIVINTVSPVYGQSIRSSGIRETTQGLVVGIERKGERILNPDSNMVFENEDIVWIVGNTKKIPELLK, from the coding sequence ATGATACATTTACCAGTATTAATTACTGATTTGGGCTTAATACTAGCTGCCGCCGGTATTACCACCCTATTGTTTAAGCGAATTAAACAACCTTTAGTTTTAGGCTATATTTTGGCAGGGCTAATGGTTGGCCCCCATATTGAATTTATTCCTACCGTTACAGACAAAGAGAGCATCCATATCTGGGCAGAGATTGGTGTGATCTTTTTACTGTTTAGCCTGGGATTGGAATTCAGTTTCAAGAAATTGGTAAAAGTAGGCGGATCTGCTTCAATTACCGCTATTGTTGAAGTAGTCTTTATGCTGCTGATTGGTTTTGTAGCAGGTAAGGCAATGGGCTGGGCCACTATGGACAGTATCTTTTTGGGGGGAATACTTTCGGTTTCCTCAACCACCATCATCATCAGGGCATTTGAAGAATTAGGTGTAAAGCATAAAAAATTTGCCGGACTAGTGTTTGGTGTATTGATTGTGGAAGATCTTGTGGCCATTTTATTGTTGGTATTGCTGTCTACACTTGCGGTAAGCCAGCAGTTTGCCGGAGCAGAAATGCTCGAGTCTATTTTAAAACTCTTCTTCTTCCTCATCTTGTGGTTTATAGGGGGTATATTTCTGGTCCCGACTTTTTTAAAGACAACCAAAAAGTTGATGAATGACGAAACCATGTTGGTGGTGTCGATTGCCTTATGCCTGATTATGGTATTGCTTGCCGTAAAAGTAGGCTTCTCTCCTGCCTTGGGTGCATTTATTATGGGTTCCATTTTGGCAGAGACCACACAGGCCGAACGTATTGAACACCTTACAAAATCGGTAAAAGATCTTTTTGCAGCTATATTCTTTGTCTCAGTCGGGATGCTGATTGACCCAAGTATTTTGGTAGATTATGCTGTGCCTATTCTGGTGATTACCCTGGCCACCATTTTGGGTAAGTTTTTGAGCTCGGGATTTGGTGCACTCATATCCGGACAGCCGCTTAAAACGTCGGTTCAGACAGGCTTGAGCTTGGCACAAATTGGGGAGTTCTCTTTTATCATTGCCACTTTAGGTGTTACTTTGAAGGTAACCAGCGACTTCCTTTATCCTATTGCAGTTGCGGTATCGGCCATTACCACCTTTACTACTCCTTATCTGATTAAAGCTTCTGAGCCCTTCTATTACTTTTTAGAACGCACCCTTCCCAAAAAATGGGTAGATGGTTTAAACAGATACAGTTCCAGTACCGCCGGTATGACTACGCTAAGCGATTGGAAGGTATTACTTAAAGCTTATACTTTCAATACCATCATCCATTCGGTCATATTAATTTCTATTGCAGTATTGGGCTCCAGATACCTGCAGCCCTTTATTACGGGAACAATCATAAATGGCAATAAAGGCATTGTGATTAGTCTTGTACTCACCTTAATTATTATGGCTCCATTTTTATGGGCGCTGGCCATCAGAAGGATTGAAAGAAAAGCCTATTCACATTTGTGGCTAAACAAAAAATATACACGCGGGCCGCTTATAGCACTGGAGGTTTTACGCATAGCGCTGGCTATTTTCTTTGTAGGCTTCCTTATTTTTCAATTTTATAGCACCTGGCTGGCCATTTCCATTGCATTGTTATTGATTGTATCGGGTATGTTTATTTTTTCGAGAAAGCTACAGAACTTTTATAACCGCCTGGAAAGTCGTTTCTTATTAAATCTAAATGCCAGAGAGGCCCAACATGCACAACCTGAAATTTTACCCTGGGATACACACCTTGCCGAACTGGTAGTAGCCCCGGAATCCAAATTGGTTGGACAAACACTAATAGAACTATCGATAAGAGAAAAATATGGCGTAAACATTGCGCTTATTGAACGTGGCAAGATCATGATTCCAACACCGGGCAGAGATGAACGATTGTATCCCAATGACAAAGTTTTGGTGATTGGAACGGATGACCAGCTGGCATCGATAAAAATGCTTTTTGAGGGTAGCGTAGATGAACATCCTGAAGAGAGTAGCTTCCCTAAAAAAGATATGACCTTACAAAAAATTGTGATCAACACTGTCTCTCCCGTTTATGGACAAAGCATACGCAGTTCTGGCATCAGAGAAACCACGCAAGGATTAGTTGTTGGCATAGAACGTAAAGGCGAACGAATATTAAATCCCGACTCGAATATGGTATTTGAAAATGAGGATATCGTATGGATTGTAGGAAACACAAAGAAAATTCCTGAATTGCTAAAATAA
- a CDS encoding bifunctional riboflavin kinase/FAD synthetase, with the protein MKIYNHFSEFKRLNNAVATIGTFDGVHYGHQKIIKRLCELAKATGGESVILTFFPHPRMIIDPENQDLKMINTIAEKARILDSLGVDHLIITPFTRDFSNLSACDYIKNILVDTIGIKHLIVGYDHRFGKDRAGGMPELEAEAKVYDYKIEVIPEQDINDVAVSSTKIRNALLNGQVALAANYLGYHFSLYGRVIKGDKIGRTIGFPTANIFIEETYKLIPSDGIYAVTVDMSGQQFKGMAYIGQRPTINGMTRNIEVNIFDFNQEIYGQDITMTFLQFLRHDVKFTGLEALKLQLQKDKEDTLAYFNTLP; encoded by the coding sequence ATGAAGATATATAATCATTTTTCTGAATTTAAAAGATTAAACAATGCAGTAGCTACCATAGGTACTTTTGACGGTGTACATTATGGTCATCAGAAAATTATCAAAAGACTATGTGAACTGGCAAAGGCCACAGGCGGCGAAAGCGTGATCCTTACTTTTTTCCCTCATCCAAGAATGATTATTGACCCTGAAAACCAGGATTTAAAAATGATCAACACCATTGCTGAAAAGGCAAGGATACTGGACAGTTTGGGTGTAGATCATTTAATTATAACCCCCTTTACCCGCGACTTTTCTAACCTTAGCGCATGTGACTACATTAAGAACATTTTAGTAGACACCATAGGCATTAAACATTTAATTGTGGGCTACGACCATCGTTTTGGAAAAGACAGAGCTGGTGGTATGCCCGAACTGGAAGCAGAAGCCAAAGTATACGATTATAAAATTGAAGTAATTCCGGAACAGGACATCAATGATGTAGCGGTAAGCTCGACCAAGATACGAAATGCGCTTTTAAACGGACAGGTAGCACTTGCTGCGAATTACCTGGGCTATCATTTTTCGCTATACGGGCGTGTAATAAAAGGCGATAAAATAGGCCGGACGATAGGTTTTCCGACAGCTAATATTTTTATTGAAGAAACTTATAAGCTAATCCCTTCGGATGGGATATATGCCGTAACGGTAGACATGTCGGGGCAGCAGTTTAAGGGCATGGCCTATATCGGGCAACGCCCAACCATTAATGGTATGACCCGAAATATAGAAGTAAATATCTTTGACTTTAATCAGGAAATTTACGGACAGGATATTACCATGACGTTTCTGCAATTTTTGAGACATGATGTTAAATTTACCGGATTGGAGGCCCTGAAACTGCAACTGCAAAAGGATAAAGAAGATACCCTGGCCTATTTCAATACCTTGCCTTAA
- a CDS encoding YitT family protein, whose amino-acid sequence MRGQPKSTKLNFTKNVFLITCGIVSACFGLKSFLLPSGFIDGGVTGISLLMSNVTGLKLSYLIILINIPFVLLGYRQIGKVFAIKTSVAISLLALLLIVAPFKPITHDPLLIAFFGGLFLGGGIGLAMRGGCVIDGTEVLALYISKNSTLTVGNIILILNIVIFSFAAILLSIDTALYAILTYLSASNTVDYIVNGIEQYTGVTVISEKNVQIKKFIINQMKRGVTIYKGEGGYGIKKDIDILYTVVTKLEMGKLQTAIRQIDPDAFVIQQQIADIKGGVVKRQALH is encoded by the coding sequence ATGCGGGGGCAACCGAAATCGACCAAGCTAAATTTTACAAAAAATGTATTTTTAATAACATGTGGCATTGTTTCGGCTTGTTTTGGCCTGAAAAGTTTCTTGCTGCCGAGTGGTTTTATTGACGGGGGTGTAACTGGTATATCACTATTGATGAGTAATGTTACGGGCCTTAAGCTATCGTACCTTATCATCCTGATCAATATCCCATTTGTGCTTTTGGGCTATCGGCAAATAGGTAAAGTATTTGCCATTAAGACTTCGGTAGCCATATCATTACTGGCCCTATTGCTCATTGTAGCTCCCTTTAAGCCTATCACGCATGATCCTTTATTGATTGCCTTTTTTGGAGGATTGTTTTTGGGCGGCGGAATTGGCCTGGCCATGCGGGGTGGCTGTGTTATTGACGGAACAGAGGTTTTGGCCCTTTACATCAGTAAAAACAGCACGCTTACTGTGGGGAATATCATATTGATCCTGAATATTGTCATTTTCTCGTTTGCGGCTATATTGCTCAGTATCGACACAGCATTGTACGCAATCCTGACCTATCTTTCGGCTTCCAACACAGTGGATTATATTGTAAATGGAATTGAACAGTACACAGGTGTTACCGTGATTTCGGAGAAAAACGTACAGATCAAAAAGTTCATTATTAACCAAATGAAGCGTGGCGTAACTATTTACAAAGGCGAAGGTGGCTATGGCATTAAAAAAGATATAGATATTTTATATACAGTAGTGACCAAGCTGGAAATGGGTAAATTACAAACGGCCATAAGGCAGATTGATCCCGATGCATTTGTGATACAGCAACAGATTGCGGATATAAAAGGAGGCGTGGTAAAACGTCAGGCCTTACATTAA
- the truB gene encoding tRNA pseudouridine(55) synthase TruB has protein sequence MTDQQEEPLKNKVFPEFNFAEGELLLINKPYKWTSFDVVGKIRNSLKPLKLKVGHAGTLDPLATGLLIICTGKLTKQIDSFQAEEKEYTGTMMLGATTPSFDLETVVDQEFPLDGITEAEVYAATAPFIGDIQQYPPAHSAVKVNGERLYVKARRGEETELRLRNVTVSAFEITRIELPEVDFRIVCSKGTYIRSLVSDFGKQLNNGAYLSKLVRTRSGSFLLENAFEVKELVDYLRAKKA, from the coding sequence ATGACAGACCAACAAGAAGAACCTTTAAAAAACAAAGTATTTCCTGAATTTAATTTCGCTGAAGGTGAACTCCTATTGATAAATAAACCCTATAAGTGGACCAGTTTTGATGTAGTAGGAAAAATAAGGAACTCTTTAAAACCTTTGAAATTAAAAGTGGGCCACGCGGGAACGCTAGACCCCCTGGCTACGGGATTACTCATCATCTGTACCGGCAAGTTGACCAAACAGATAGACTCTTTTCAGGCTGAAGAAAAGGAATACACCGGCACAATGATGCTTGGTGCTACAACGCCTTCTTTTGACTTGGAAACGGTAGTTGACCAGGAGTTCCCTTTGGACGGGATTACCGAAGCCGAGGTGTACGCAGCTACTGCACCTTTTATTGGCGATATACAGCAATATCCACCGGCCCATTCGGCAGTAAAAGTAAATGGCGAAAGGCTGTATGTGAAAGCCCGTCGTGGAGAAGAAACAGAATTGCGCTTGCGTAACGTAACCGTTTCGGCATTTGAAATCACACGCATTGAACTGCCTGAGGTTGATTTCAGGATCGTGTGCAGCAAAGGAACCTATATCAGGTCGCTGGTTTCAGATTTTGGCAAACAATTGAACAATGGCGCCTACCTGTCAAAACTGGTGCGCACCAGAAGCGGAAGCTTTTTATTGGAAAATGCTTTTGAAGTAAAGGAATTGGTTGACTATCTTAGAGCGAAAAAAGCATAA
- a CDS encoding undecaprenyl-diphosphate phosphatase gives MDYLQAFILAVIEGLTEFLPVSSTGHMVIASSFMGIGKDDFVKLFEVAIQLGAILAVVVLYWKKFFDFSKWQFYVKLIIAVIPALFFGFLLNDFIDNTLGNPLFIAVVLFLGGIVLLFIDKLFKNQTVDNEKDISNLSAFKIGCFQVLAVVFPGLSRSAATIIGGMQQKLTRHVAAEFSFFLAVPTMCAATGYKLLKGYHLLNAENIKLLLFGNVVAFVVAIIAIKSFIGFLSKHGFRIFGWYRIIIGVVLIALYYSGVEMNVL, from the coding sequence ATGGATTATTTACAGGCCTTTATTTTGGCTGTAATTGAAGGATTGACGGAATTTTTGCCTGTTTCATCAACCGGGCATATGGTTATTGCCAGTTCTTTTATGGGCATTGGCAAGGACGATTTTGTAAAACTGTTTGAAGTAGCTATTCAATTGGGAGCTATTTTGGCTGTGGTTGTTTTGTATTGGAAAAAATTCTTCGATTTCAGCAAATGGCAATTCTACGTAAAACTGATTATTGCGGTAATTCCTGCCTTATTTTTCGGTTTTCTGCTAAATGACTTTATCGACAATACCCTGGGCAACCCGCTATTTATTGCGGTAGTATTGTTTCTTGGCGGAATTGTATTGTTGTTTATTGATAAATTATTTAAAAACCAGACAGTTGATAATGAAAAGGACATCAGCAACCTGTCGGCTTTTAAAATTGGCTGTTTTCAGGTACTGGCGGTTGTTTTTCCTGGCTTAAGCAGAAGTGCAGCCACCATTATTGGTGGGATGCAGCAAAAGCTGACCAGACATGTTGCCGCTGAGTTTTCTTTTTTTCTGGCTGTACCTACCATGTGCGCAGCTACGGGATATAAATTATTAAAAGGCTATCATTTGCTAAATGCAGAAAACATCAAGCTATTGCTATTTGGCAATGTTGTTGCATTTGTTGTAGCCATCATTGCCATTAAATCATTTATTGGCTTTTTATCAAAACACGGATTTCGCATTTTTGGCTGGTATAGAATTATAATAGGTGTAGTACTGATTGCACTTTATTATTCGGGGGTTGAAATGAACGTATTGTAA
- a CDS encoding DUF3098 domain-containing protein, with amino-acid sequence MTDKKTTPANQGNKSELVFTKKNYQLLLISIAIVVVGFILMMGTTDIYDFRKTLLAPMVVLFGFGFGVYAILKK; translated from the coding sequence ATGACAGACAAGAAAACGACTCCTGCTAATCAGGGAAACAAAAGTGAACTGGTTTTCACAAAAAAAAATTATCAGTTGTTATTGATCAGCATTGCAATTGTGGTGGTGGGCTTTATCCTGATGATGGGAACAACAGACATTTACGATTTCAGAAAAACGCTACTCGCCCCTATGGTGGTGCTGTTCGGTTTTGGATTCGGAGTTTATGCCATTTTAAAAAAGTAA
- a CDS encoding ABC transporter permease: MEEFEVSDASKKTKTIYISTIFSIALVLLMLGMLGLILVHAKNLSNYVKENIVLNIIVDEGAKEAAVLQFQKDLNANQAIKSTVYVNKEMAARNLTSDLGEDFVNFLGYNPLLSTIDVYLKADYANNKGIDALKASISKNPIVKEVIYQSSLIDMVNKNINTIGLIILGFAVILLIISIALINNTIRLAIYSQRFLIKSMQLVGATRNFIRKPFILIAALHGLIAAFIAILILLGILFYAQKEIPEMVILRNYTEFGIVLASLVGIGIIITALSTSFAVSKYLNLKIYDLYR; the protein is encoded by the coding sequence ATGGAAGAATTTGAAGTAAGCGATGCTTCTAAGAAGACAAAAACCATATATATATCGACAATATTTAGTATTGCATTGGTTTTATTGATGCTGGGTATGCTGGGTTTGATATTGGTACATGCAAAAAACCTTTCCAACTACGTAAAAGAAAACATTGTGTTGAATATTATTGTAGATGAAGGTGCGAAAGAAGCAGCGGTGCTACAATTTCAGAAAGACCTGAATGCTAATCAGGCTATAAAAAGTACGGTTTATGTAAACAAGGAAATGGCGGCCAGAAATCTGACCAGCGACCTTGGCGAAGACTTTGTCAACTTCTTGGGTTACAACCCACTACTATCTACCATTGATGTGTATTTAAAGGCCGACTATGCCAACAACAAAGGCATTGATGCCCTGAAAGCCAGCATTTCTAAAAACCCGATTGTGAAAGAGGTTATTTACCAGAGTTCGCTTATTGATATGGTAAACAAGAACATCAATACCATAGGCCTGATTATATTGGGTTTTGCGGTTATATTGCTTATCATTTCTATTGCGTTAATCAACAATACCATCCGCCTGGCCATTTACTCGCAACGCTTTTTGATCAAAAGTATGCAATTGGTAGGCGCCACCCGGAATTTTATCCGCAAACCATTTATTCTTATTGCTGCCTTGCATGGTTTAATAGCAGCCTTTATAGCGATCTTAATTTTACTGGGTATTTTATTTTATGCTCAAAAAGAAATTCCTGAAATGGTTATTTTACGGAACTATACCGAATTCGGAATTGTATTGGCCAGCCTGGTAGGTATTGGTATCATTATTACTGCCCTTAGTACCTCCTTTGCAGTAAGCAAATATTTAAATTTAAAAATTTACGATCTTTACAGATAA
- a CDS encoding lipocalin family protein, whose product MRKQITFAISLFILTAGITSCQKDKETSTKKDVAGKWQVVKIETTVAGAPVVTYTGVAADYFEFRNNEEDEVVVNYNGSNYIGTYVVMDNKLINLSYNGKLRTAQITTISASQLEFTANVEGATVKTTEKFYFKR is encoded by the coding sequence ATGAGAAAACAAATTACTTTTGCAATCAGTTTATTCATCCTCACAGCAGGAATCACCAGCTGCCAAAAGGACAAAGAAACGAGTACTAAAAAAGACGTTGCCGGAAAATGGCAGGTTGTAAAAATCGAAACTACAGTTGCTGGTGCACCCGTAGTTACCTATACCGGTGTTGCGGCCGATTATTTCGAGTTCCGTAACAATGAAGAAGATGAGGTTGTGGTAAACTATAATGGTAGCAACTACATCGGCACCTATGTTGTAATGGACAACAAGCTCATTAATCTTTCTTATAATGGAAAATTGCGTACTGCACAGATTACCACCATTTCGGCTAGTCAACTCGAATTTACAGCGAATGTAGAGGGGGCGACCGTAAAAACAACAGAGAAATTTTACTTCAAAAGGTAA
- a CDS encoding chloride channel protein produces MLKKAALISFSLSILKWSCLVLLVGIAAGSLSAFFLTMLNLATSFRDQHSWMLYLLPVAGFFIGVLYHHKGKSVVRGNNLIFDTVHNPKDIIPFRMIPMVLIGTIITHLFGGSAGREGTALQMAGAAADQLHKPFKLDAADRRLLLIAGLSAGFASVFGTPWAGLIFGMEVLLLAKSPFKAIFPAAAAAFIGAYVTELWGVGHTHYHIDYIQPLSIRSVAYSALAGVAFGTAAILFVRITEGFAHLFKKIKYAPLRPFAGGVIVVLLFLIPGTYKYAGLGIPAIVQSFDAASATQDFALKILFTAITLGAGFKGGEVTPLFFIGATLGSALSLFLPLPVGLLAGMGFVAVFAGAAKTPLACCVMALELFGFSCAIYVFIACLVSYFISGRHSIYNTSENKTARHFLFGKIRYSYFSKPLPEA; encoded by the coding sequence ATGTTAAAAAAAGCAGCGCTGATATCCTTTTCCCTTAGTATACTTAAATGGAGCTGTTTGGTCCTGCTTGTCGGCATAGCCGCCGGTAGCTTATCTGCCTTTTTTTTAACGATGCTAAATCTGGCTACCAGCTTTAGAGACCAGCATAGCTGGATGTTATACTTATTGCCAGTGGCAGGTTTTTTTATTGGTGTTTTATATCACCACAAAGGGAAAAGTGTAGTGCGGGGCAATAATCTCATATTCGACACGGTGCACAATCCTAAGGATATCATTCCTTTTCGAATGATTCCCATGGTGCTTATTGGAACCATTATAACCCATCTTTTTGGCGGGTCGGCTGGCCGCGAGGGAACCGCCTTGCAAATGGCCGGTGCTGCTGCCGATCAGCTGCATAAACCCTTTAAATTGGATGCTGCCGACCGGCGTTTATTGCTCATAGCTGGTTTAAGTGCCGGCTTTGCCTCCGTTTTTGGTACGCCCTGGGCAGGACTCATTTTTGGAATGGAAGTTTTATTATTGGCCAAATCACCTTTCAAAGCAATATTCCCTGCTGCGGCCGCCGCTTTTATTGGCGCTTATGTAACCGAACTATGGGGAGTGGGGCATACCCATTATCATATCGATTATATCCAGCCGTTGTCTATCAGATCTGTCGCATATAGCGCCCTGGCTGGAGTGGCTTTTGGTACCGCAGCCATTTTATTTGTCCGGATTACGGAAGGTTTTGCCCATTTGTTCAAAAAAATCAAATATGCTCCCTTGCGGCCGTTCGCAGGTGGGGTAATTGTTGTGTTATTGTTTCTAATCCCCGGAACCTATAAATATGCCGGTTTAGGCATTCCTGCTATAGTCCAATCATTTGATGCTGCCTCAGCAACACAGGATTTTGCTTTAAAAATTTTGTTTACAGCCATTACCCTGGGGGCAGGATTTAAAGGCGGAGAGGTCACTCCTCTGTTTTTTATTGGCGCTACACTAGGCAGTGCATTATCCTTGTTTCTTCCGCTTCCGGTAGGTTTGCTGGCCGGGATGGGCTTTGTGGCGGTATTTGCCGGTGCTGCAAAAACACCATTGGCCTGCTGTGTAATGGCGCTCGAACTGTTTGGTTTTTCCTGTGCAATTTATGTGTTCATTGCCTGTCTGGTGTCTTACTTTATTTCGGGCAGGCACAGCATCTATAATACTTCCGAAAACAAAACAGCCAGGCATTTCCTGTTTGGCAAAATCAGGTATTCTTATTTTAGTAAACCATTGCCCGAAGCCTAA